AAGTAAGATGTATCGTACACCTCCGGGTATCCAAATACAGCAAAgatgattttgtcctccattgttgtttcggatttctgTCTCCGCTCGCTACGTCATAATAACGTCACTACTAgggcaagctcctgattggttaacgcggcaCGAATTTTTGCCAAAGTTTAGATTTTTCAACTCgcccgaaacgctcaattcCCGCCACGTCATTTGCGCCCTATCATGTCTTTGACTTAAaatgtaaatcactcgcgcttaacgcttcatttagattcaatttattgtcattgcacatgtacatgtacgtatgacaatgacatcatcaaagCAGATCGGTCTGTACAGCGCGCGAATTAAGTCAAACACCTCTAATAAGCCCCAAACTGAACACTGCGATGGATTGCGTTGTGCTGAGAGGGATCGCTTTGTGTACGTTTGCTTCGAAGCAGTCGCATTGTAATGATGAAAGCTGAAAAATGATGCACTTTTTGGTCTTTCTGCCATTTGATTGTTAGGTTTTGTCTCCGATGATTTGgcattttaaacaatttaatgtGTTCCTTTCAGATGTGATGGAAGTGAACACTGAGGAGAAGACTTTCACGTGTCATCAGTGTGGAAAAAGTTTCACGTGTAAAAGTGACCTTAACACACACATGAGAACTCACACCGGAGAAAAACCTCACACATGTCTACAGTGTGGAAAGACTTTTACAAATACAAGTCACCTTAAGagacacatgagaattcacaccggagaaAAACTGTTTGCATgccatcagtgtggaaagacttATACTTCTGGTGGTTCTCTAAAGatgcacatgagaattcacactggagagaaacctcacaCATGTCTACAGTGTGGAAAGGCTTTTACTTCTGGTGGTTCTCTAAAGAgtcacatgagaattcacactggagagaaacctcacgcatgccatcagtgtggaaagacttTTTCTTTTGGCGGTCCTCTAAAGattcacatgagaattcacaccggagagaaacctCACGCATGTCAACAGTGTGGAAAGACTTTTATTTCTGGTGGTCCTCTAAAGATTCACATGAGAActcacaccggagagaaacctCACGCATGTCAACAGTGTGGAAAGACTTTTATTTCTGGTGGTCCTCTAAAGATTCACATGAGAACTCACACNATATTGGAGATACTCGGATCTAAACAACAGCATGGGTTGCACGGTTAATGTACTACATAAGACGTCGTTCTACTAATTTATTATGTCTAAACCACAGAAAAAACGTGTGGAAGCTGCTAAATCATATAGAGAAGGACTTGGTAAGCAGGAAAGGGCGCGATATTTTGACAAACTAAAGTTAATAGGTGGTAGGTACCTATTTATAGGTAGTACTCCAGATGTTTTTCCCCGGTCCGACCGATTAGTACAGCCCAAAACAAGACAATAATTGACCATTTTCAGCAGCAATAATCATCGAAACTTGCGAGCTCCGTTTGGTTCAGTGCCATTGTTTACATTCAGTACTGCCAGTATGCCGACTTCCGGATTGATGACGTGTGTGGTGAAAACCCTTCATAGATATGGAGTAGCATTCCATTAGCACTGTTACAGTGGTTGCAAAGTTTTCATcaccccttcattttattcacattttgttatgctgctgcctta
This window of the Triplophysa rosa unplaced genomic scaffold, Trosa_1v2 scaffold25_ERROPOS5509801+, whole genome shotgun sequence genome carries:
- the LOC130550228 gene encoding zinc finger protein 664-like, which produces MFISMKDPNVMEVNTEEKTFTCHQCGKSFTCKSDLNTHMRTHTGEKPHTCLQCGKTFTNTSHLKRHMRIHTGEKLFACHQCGKTYTSGGSLKMHMRIHTGEKPHTCLQCGKAFTSGGSLKSHMRIHTGEKPHACHQCGKTFSFGGPLKIHMRIHTGEKPHACQQCGKTFISGGPLKIHMRTHTGEKPHACQQCGKTFISGGPLKIHMRTHTILEILGSKQQHGLHGAQSHIARTFGTSGREPQKRSPPSFPEAFILCGMGKVSYQELTKSEGSYHRPYGRRPSVLYSEIATRYLRNTEEALPPLAEGARYGDTPTARGGFCERCQHGLTNGKNSWEEERAAHSEGCTTAGGGSTEGRSQVHQWGNRKSEKHHTGTHPSGESLCMEHQRRLRGFT